A single Planktothrix serta PCC 8927 DNA region contains:
- the petA gene encoding cytochrome f, with translation MPRLRAWKILWVTVATVAFFLTSDFAFPQSAAAYPFWAQETAPLTPREATGRIVCANCHLAAKQTEIEVPHSVLPDTVFKAVVKIPYDTNLQQVTADGSKGGLNVGAVLMLPEGFKIAPEDRIPEEWKEEIGDLYFQPYREDQDNVVIVGPLPGEEYQEIIFPVLSPNPATDKSVHYGKFAIHVGGNRGRGQLYPAGNSSNNNLYKASVAGTITQITTEAESGSQVTIQKADGQIVVDEIPLGPQLIVSEGQTVAAGEALTDNPNVGGFGQHDTEIVLQSSSRVLGLIAFIALVMLTQVMLVMKKKQVEKVQAAEMNF, from the coding sequence ATGCCTCGTTTGCGGGCTTGGAAAATCCTTTGGGTTACCGTAGCAACGGTTGCTTTCTTCCTAACCAGTGATTTTGCCTTCCCCCAGTCAGCAGCGGCTTATCCTTTTTGGGCGCAAGAAACGGCTCCCTTAACTCCGCGTGAAGCGACGGGACGAATTGTTTGTGCGAACTGTCACTTAGCTGCAAAGCAGACAGAAATTGAAGTTCCCCATTCCGTTCTACCGGATACTGTTTTTAAGGCTGTTGTTAAAATTCCTTACGATACCAACCTTCAGCAAGTGACAGCCGATGGTAGCAAAGGCGGTTTAAATGTTGGTGCAGTGTTAATGCTCCCCGAAGGCTTTAAGATTGCTCCAGAAGATCGCATTCCTGAAGAATGGAAGGAAGAAATTGGTGATTTGTACTTCCAACCCTATCGGGAAGATCAAGACAATGTGGTAATTGTCGGGCCCTTACCTGGAGAAGAATATCAAGAAATTATCTTCCCGGTGTTGTCTCCTAACCCCGCAACGGATAAATCCGTTCACTATGGTAAATTTGCTATTCATGTCGGCGGAAACCGAGGTCGGGGTCAACTCTATCCGGCTGGCAATTCTAGCAATAATAACCTTTATAAAGCCTCTGTTGCTGGAACAATTACCCAGATCACAACGGAAGCAGAATCGGGTTCTCAAGTTACCATTCAAAAGGCTGACGGTCAAATCGTTGTCGATGAAATTCCCCTTGGCCCTCAGTTAATTGTCTCTGAAGGTCAAACGGTTGCAGCCGGTGAGGCTTTAACCGATAACCCCAACGTTGGTGGCTTTGGTCAGCATGATACCGAAATCGTTCTGCAAAGTTCCTCTCGCGTTCTTGGGTTAATTGCGTTTATCGCCTTGGTGATGTTAACTCAAGTGATGCTGGTGATGAAGAAGAAACAAGTTGAGAAAGTTCAAGCCGCTGAAATGAACTTCTAA
- the petC gene encoding cytochrome b6-f complex iron-sulfur subunit, with amino-acid sequence MTQISSNPDVPSMGRRQFMNLLTFGSATGVALGVLYPFVKYLLPPASGTAGSGVTAKDALGNDIIVSEFLSTHKPGDRVLAQGLKGDPTYMVVEGDAALADYGINAVCTHLGCVVPWNNSENKFMCPCHGSQYDAAGKVVRGPAPLSLALVHATVADDKLSFTTWTETDFRTGENPWWS; translated from the coding sequence ATGACTCAAATTTCCTCGAACCCTGATGTTCCCAGCATGGGGCGTCGTCAATTCATGAACTTACTGACCTTCGGTTCAGCCACAGGCGTTGCTCTGGGTGTGCTGTATCCGTTTGTCAAATATCTTCTGCCTCCGGCTAGTGGTACCGCAGGCAGTGGCGTTACGGCTAAAGATGCTCTGGGTAACGATATTATCGTTAGTGAATTTTTATCCACCCATAAACCCGGCGATCGCGTTTTAGCCCAAGGCTTAAAAGGCGATCCCACCTACATGGTGGTAGAAGGCGATGCTGCTTTAGCGGACTATGGAATTAACGCCGTTTGTACCCACTTAGGGTGTGTTGTCCCTTGGAACAACAGCGAAAACAAATTTATGTGTCCCTGTCACGGTTCTCAATATGACGCGGCGGGTAAAGTCGTTCGTGGCCCAGCCCCCTTATCCTTAGCATTGGTTCACGCCACTGTTGCGGATGACAAATTGAGCTTTACGACTTGGACAGAAACCGACTTCCGCACGGGCGAAAATCCCTGGTGGTCTTAA
- a CDS encoding ABC transporter permease, which translates to MTFCGLVLTILFLLIALLSPLFSIWGWIQSPTEFLSNPIHQPPSPQHWFGTSRLGYDVFSRTLFGTQVAWQVVLLATLLSVGIGVPLGMVSGYLGGKIDRVLLFLMDTIYTLPGLLLSITLAFVVGKGVLNAAIALSVAYVPQYYRVVRNHTTSVKTELFIEAAQALGANTWTILTRYLFLNVIQSVPVLFTLNAADAILTLGGLGFLGLGLPDEVPEWGHDLRIALEALPTGIWWTTLFPGLALTIMVVGLSLLGEGLNDFLNPRLRNQR; encoded by the coding sequence ATGACCTTTTGTGGATTAGTCCTGACAATTTTATTTTTATTAATCGCCCTATTATCGCCCTTATTTTCAATTTGGGGATGGATACAAAGCCCTACGGAATTTCTGTCTAACCCGATACATCAACCTCCTTCTCCTCAACATTGGTTTGGAACCAGTCGTTTAGGATATGATGTATTTTCTCGAACGTTATTTGGAACTCAAGTTGCTTGGCAAGTGGTGTTATTAGCAACGCTTTTGAGTGTGGGAATTGGGGTTCCTTTGGGAATGGTGAGTGGATATTTAGGAGGGAAAATAGATCGGGTTTTATTGTTTTTAATGGATACGATTTATACGTTACCCGGATTATTACTTTCGATTACTTTAGCGTTTGTGGTGGGAAAAGGGGTTTTGAATGCTGCGATCGCCTTAAGTGTCGCTTATGTTCCTCAATATTATCGCGTCGTTCGCAATCATACGACTTCTGTTAAAACGGAATTATTTATTGAAGCGGCGCAAGCATTGGGAGCAAATACCTGGACAATTTTAACTCGTTATTTATTTTTAAATGTGATCCAAAGTGTTCCGGTATTATTTACGCTGAATGCGGCGGATGCAATTTTAACATTAGGCGGATTAGGATTTCTAGGATTAGGTTTACCCGATGAAGTTCCCGAATGGGGACATGATTTAAGAATTGCATTAGAAGCGTTACCGACTGGAATTTGGTGGACAACATTATTCCCTGGTTTAGCATTAACAATCATGGTCGTAGGTTTATCCCTATTAGGAGAAGGATTAAACGATTTTCTCAATCCCCGTCTTCGCAATCAACGTTAA
- a CDS encoding tetratricopeptide repeat protein — translation MTTPEELFKEGFERYQAGEDPETLIPVFKEICNRAPKNSNAWTSLAWLYLLTDKPKLAYNAAKSAVKLNPHDPQARVNLATAMLDLGKSGVRSHVELAAQLVLVDTDWQQEITKNFEDGLTRKPDWKSLIKVKQWLFEG, via the coding sequence ATGACAACTCCAGAAGAATTATTTAAGGAAGGTTTTGAACGGTATCAAGCGGGTGAAGACCCAGAAACGTTGATTCCGGTGTTTAAAGAAATTTGTAATCGCGCGCCCAAAAATAGTAATGCTTGGACGAGTTTAGCGTGGTTATATCTGTTAACAGATAAACCGAAATTAGCCTATAACGCGGCGAAATCTGCTGTTAAACTTAATCCCCATGATCCGCAAGCGAGAGTGAATTTGGCTACGGCGATGTTGGATTTAGGAAAATCGGGGGTGCGTTCTCACGTTGAACTCGCGGCTCAATTGGTGTTAGTGGATACAGATTGGCAGCAGGAAATCACCAAAAATTTTGAAGATGGATTAACCCGCAAACCTGACTGGAAATCCTTAATAAAAGTTAAACAATGGTTGTTTGAAGGTTAG